The Candidatus Hydrogenedentota bacterium genome includes a window with the following:
- a CDS encoding sulfatase has protein sequence MMRYCAVGIASLLCFSVFAAPPNVVLIISDDQAWGDYSFMGHPHIQTPHIDRLASEGYTYTRGYVPASLCRASLMTLATGLFPHQHKITGNDPPRGTDRNLMLKHIDAATTVAHLLGEAGYVSHQSGKWWEGHYSRGGFTRGMTHGDVNRGGRHGDEGLKIGREGLAPIETFLDETGGKPFFLWYAPFLPHTPHNPPERLLAKYRAEGRSEFVAKYWAMCEWFDETCGQLLGLLDQRGLTDNTLVVYVTDNGWIQLEDRNGFAPRSKRSPYDGGLRTPVIFKWPGTIAPGRNETALVSSVDIAPTILAACGVTPPGSMPGVSLLNGPPADRDQVFGSNFSHDVADLDAPAKSLENRWTVAGEWKLIVPADPAAEPELYHITADPGELNDLAAAAPERVAELKASIDAWWTP, from the coding sequence ATGATGCGTTATTGCGCCGTTGGTATTGCGTCCTTGTTGTGTTTTTCGGTGTTCGCCGCGCCGCCGAATGTGGTGCTGATTATCAGCGACGATCAGGCGTGGGGCGATTACAGCTTCATGGGCCATCCGCATATTCAGACGCCGCATATCGACCGGCTGGCGTCGGAGGGCTACACCTATACGCGGGGCTATGTGCCTGCGAGTTTGTGCCGGGCGAGCCTGATGACGCTCGCGACCGGGTTGTTCCCGCACCAGCACAAGATTACGGGGAACGACCCGCCCAGGGGCACGGACCGAAACCTGATGCTGAAGCATATTGACGCGGCGACGACGGTGGCGCATCTGTTGGGCGAGGCGGGGTATGTTTCGCACCAGTCCGGCAAGTGGTGGGAAGGGCACTACAGCCGGGGCGGTTTTACGCGCGGCATGACGCATGGCGACGTGAACCGCGGCGGACGCCATGGCGACGAGGGCTTGAAGATCGGCCGGGAAGGGCTGGCGCCGATCGAGACCTTCCTGGACGAGACCGGGGGGAAACCGTTTTTCCTGTGGTACGCGCCCTTCCTGCCGCACACGCCGCACAACCCGCCGGAGCGCCTGCTGGCGAAGTACCGCGCGGAGGGGCGGAGCGAGTTCGTGGCGAAGTACTGGGCGATGTGCGAATGGTTCGACGAGACCTGCGGGCAGCTGCTCGGCCTGCTGGATCAACGCGGCCTGACTGACAACACACTGGTGGTGTATGTGACGGACAACGGCTGGATCCAGCTGGAAGACCGGAACGGGTTCGCGCCGCGCAGCAAGCGATCCCCCTACGACGGGGGCCTGCGCACGCCGGTTATCTTCAAGTGGCCGGGCACGATTGCGCCAGGGCGGAACGAAACCGCGCTGGTGAGCAGTGTGGACATCGCGCCGACGATCCTGGCCGCCTGTGGCGTGACGCCGCCCGGGTCGATGCCGGGGGTCAGCCTGCTGAATGGCCCGCCCGCGGACCGGGATCAGGTGTTTGGGAGCAATTTCTCGCACGACGTGGCGGATTTGGATGCGCCGGCGAAGAGCCTCGAGAACCGCTGGACGGTGGCCGGCGAGTGGAAATTGATCGTGCCGGCGGATCCAGCGGCGGAGCCGGAGTTGTACCACATCACGGCGGACCCGGGGGAGTTGAATGACCTGGCGGCCGCGGCGCCCGAGCGGGTGGCGGAACTGAAGGCTTCGATTGACGCGTGGTGGACGCCCTGA
- a CDS encoding MoaD/ThiS family protein, which produces MSHQIRVILPAHLKTLASIEGEVTLDLDGEVTQRAVLDALEDRFPMLRGTIRDHVTRKRRAFVRFYACNQDLSHDAPDSLLPEAIATGAEPFLVVGSMAGG; this is translated from the coding sequence ATGAGCCATCAAATTCGCGTCATCCTGCCCGCCCACCTGAAGACGCTGGCAAGCATTGAGGGCGAAGTCACGCTTGATCTGGATGGCGAGGTGACGCAGCGCGCGGTGCTCGATGCGCTCGAGGACCGCTTCCCCATGCTCAGGGGGACCATCCGGGACCACGTAACCCGGAAACGCAGGGCCTTTGTGCGGTTCTACGCCTGCAATCAAGACCTGTCCCACGACGCGCCGGATTCACTTCTCCCGGAAGCCATTGCGACGGGTGCGGAACCCTTTCTCGTCGTGGGCTCGATGGCGGGCGGATAG
- a CDS encoding heparinase II/III family protein, translating into MRVHSLAAWAALLLFCGPVAAELLPTKVRAPQYPLKTQRMLLSDADIALAREQVARYETAKGIADTIVKRADAWLAWDDAALRALVPTADVPRAFNVGTAGCPQCGKAIYEKGGTYPWIIDPKKPFQVTCPVDGSTYPSNDYAAYYAGGLNDRTLLTGDYPDDGWGWAGPDGHRYWFVAYANHWTWRNHVIPAAHYLGRAYVLTGNRDYARKAAVLLDRIAEVYPNMDYHTQSRYGQMQAANGARYEGKIVNLIWETGVLTMMAEAYDYVWDAIDDTTVAGKTGEQVRANIEANLLEEGIDAYFSGKARGNFGMHQKALVYVGLARQYGKQDEWFEGLLNDAGDNYRMTGLNYALYNLVYRDGAPYETAPGYNFSWVVNLTTVAEALTRAGYDVYGIPKMRRLYDAVLDVVNVGKHTPSVGDSGSVYGGLVGLDPFVYQSAWRAYGDPRYRDHLQSFGAVGEAGIRRFESLFAPIVEAGEPASTPVRSRLLDGYGMAILNNPANTVSLALYYGYAGGHGHYDRLHFELFANDQVMMPDLGYPDFMNAYVPGIFSWSKNTIAHNTVTVNAQRQLVNKPGTVHLFADAGFARALDIDAAATYPETDTYRRRMMLIDLDGARSYAVDCFTVAGADSAQHDYSLHGPPGTFAAVDGEWSDPAPGTLAGPDVPVGYLYDEPEIAGADYTGSYANYRGSGFQHLEKVQRLTGGAAAGVWRHERDADARIRIDLLAPDAEILRAEAQVSPITHTQRLTYLIARRTGDALASRFVSVIEPHRESPAIQSRRLLPGDGVALEVRWALPGGESGRDLVLINTEGGVMRREAEGVETDAPMALVRFAGEGAPRYWMAAGSYLRIGDERIEQTPGIAGAVTRVEPESGRVHVALDGAAADLSVAGGGIVHFENAYRRAAHPVASVEATAEGAVITVADDLRVGRIRVAVAREDGLATATGLAFAPVYDGTYAAHEDFSAFVPLRAVKGGVALFAEPGDVAAGFVAGEDAWIVNAGPGDRVEVTPVRFR; encoded by the coding sequence ATGCGCGTTCATTCGCTTGCGGCCTGGGCCGCGCTGCTTCTGTTTTGTGGGCCGGTTGCGGCGGAGTTGCTTCCGACGAAGGTTCGGGCGCCGCAGTATCCGCTGAAAACGCAGCGGATGCTGCTGAGCGATGCGGACATTGCGCTGGCGCGCGAGCAGGTGGCGCGCTACGAAACAGCGAAGGGCATTGCGGATACGATCGTCAAGCGGGCGGACGCGTGGCTGGCGTGGGACGACGCGGCTTTGCGGGCGCTGGTTCCGACGGCGGACGTGCCCCGCGCGTTTAACGTGGGCACGGCGGGCTGCCCGCAGTGCGGGAAGGCGATCTACGAAAAGGGCGGGACGTACCCGTGGATTATCGATCCGAAGAAGCCCTTTCAGGTGACGTGTCCGGTGGACGGGAGCACCTATCCGAGCAACGACTACGCGGCGTACTACGCGGGCGGGCTGAATGATCGCACGCTGCTCACGGGGGATTATCCGGATGACGGCTGGGGCTGGGCCGGGCCGGATGGCCACCGGTACTGGTTTGTGGCGTATGCGAATCACTGGACGTGGCGGAACCATGTGATTCCGGCGGCGCACTACCTGGGGCGCGCGTACGTGCTGACGGGCAACCGGGACTACGCGCGGAAGGCCGCGGTGCTGCTGGACCGTATCGCGGAGGTGTACCCGAACATGGACTACCACACGCAGTCGCGTTACGGGCAGATGCAGGCGGCGAACGGCGCGCGGTACGAGGGCAAGATCGTCAACCTGATATGGGAGACCGGGGTGCTCACCATGATGGCGGAGGCCTACGACTACGTTTGGGACGCGATCGACGACACGACGGTGGCGGGTAAAACGGGGGAGCAGGTGCGGGCGAATATCGAGGCGAATCTGCTGGAGGAAGGCATCGACGCGTACTTTTCGGGCAAGGCGCGGGGGAACTTCGGGATGCACCAGAAGGCGCTGGTGTACGTGGGGCTGGCGCGACAATACGGGAAGCAGGACGAATGGTTTGAAGGGCTGTTGAACGACGCGGGCGACAATTACCGGATGACGGGGTTGAACTACGCGCTGTACAACCTGGTGTACCGCGATGGCGCGCCCTACGAGACGGCGCCGGGCTACAACTTTTCGTGGGTGGTGAACCTGACGACGGTGGCGGAGGCGCTGACCCGCGCGGGCTACGATGTGTACGGGATTCCGAAGATGCGGCGGCTGTACGACGCCGTGCTGGATGTGGTGAACGTCGGGAAGCACACGCCGTCGGTGGGGGACAGCGGTTCGGTGTATGGCGGCCTGGTGGGCTTGGATCCGTTTGTATACCAGAGCGCGTGGCGCGCGTATGGGGATCCGCGCTACCGGGATCACCTGCAGTCCTTCGGGGCGGTGGGCGAAGCGGGCATCCGGCGATTCGAGAGCCTCTTCGCGCCGATTGTGGAGGCGGGGGAACCTGCGTCCACGCCCGTGCGGTCGCGGCTGCTGGACGGCTACGGGATGGCGATACTGAACAACCCCGCGAACACCGTGTCCCTGGCGCTGTATTACGGATACGCCGGCGGCCACGGCCACTACGACCGGCTGCATTTCGAACTGTTCGCCAACGATCAGGTGATGATGCCGGACCTCGGATATCCGGACTTCATGAACGCGTATGTCCCGGGGATCTTTTCGTGGAGCAAGAACACGATCGCGCACAACACCGTGACGGTGAACGCGCAGCGGCAATTGGTGAACAAGCCGGGGACGGTACACCTGTTTGCGGACGCGGGCTTCGCGCGGGCGCTGGACATCGACGCGGCGGCCACCTACCCCGAGACCGACACCTACCGGCGCCGGATGATGCTGATCGATCTCGACGGTGCGCGTTCCTACGCGGTGGACTGTTTCACCGTGGCGGGCGCGGACAGCGCGCAGCACGACTACAGCCTGCACGGCCCGCCGGGGACGTTTGCGGCGGTGGACGGGGAATGGTCCGATCCGGCGCCGGGCACGCTGGCGGGTCCCGATGTGCCCGTGGGCTATCTGTACGACGAGCCCGAGATCGCCGGGGCGGATTATACCGGGAGCTACGCGAACTACCGGGGATCGGGTTTCCAGCACCTGGAGAAGGTCCAGCGGCTGACGGGCGGCGCGGCGGCGGGCGTGTGGCGGCACGAGCGGGATGCCGACGCGCGAATCCGGATCGATCTGCTGGCGCCGGACGCCGAGATCCTGCGCGCGGAGGCCCAGGTGTCGCCGATCACGCACACCCAGCGGCTCACGTACCTGATCGCGCGGCGGACGGGTGACGCGCTGGCGTCGCGGTTTGTCTCCGTGATCGAGCCGCACCGCGAATCGCCCGCGATCCAGTCGCGGCGGCTGTTGCCCGGGGACGGGGTCGCGCTGGAAGTGCGCTGGGCGCTGCCCGGGGGCGAGTCCGGGCGTGATCTTGTGCTGATAAACACGGAGGGCGGCGTAATGCGCCGGGAGGCGGAGGGCGTCGAGACGGACGCGCCGATGGCGCTCGTGCGCTTTGCGGGGGAGGGCGCCCCCCGGTACTGGATGGCGGCCGGGAGCTACCTGCGCATCGGGGACGAGCGCATTGAACAGACGCCGGGGATCGCGGGCGCGGTAACGCGGGTGGAGCCGGAATCGGGACGCGTCCACGTGGCGCTGGACGGCGCGGCGGCGGATCTATCCGTCGCCGGCGGGGGCATTGTCCATTTTGAGAACGCGTACCGGCGCGCCGCGCATCCGGTGGCTTCGGTGGAGGCGACGGCGGAGGGCGCGGTTATTACCGTGGCCGACGATCTCCGGGTGGGGCGGATTCGGGTTGCGGTGGCGCGGGAGGATGGGCTGGCGACGGCCACGGGACTGGCCTTTGCGCCGGTGTATGACGGGACGTATGCGGCGCATGAGGACTTCTCGGCCTTTGTGCCGCTGCGCGCGGTGAAGGGGGGCGTTGCGCTATTTGCCGAGCCGGGGGACGTCGCCGCGGGGTTTGTGGCGGGGGAGGATGCGTGGATCGTGAATGCGGGCCCGGGCGACCGGGTGGAAGTGACCCCGGTTCGGTTTCGGTAG
- a CDS encoding PspC domain-containing protein — MRHHTTTGLYRSRRGLLFGVCRGLADYFDFSAFWMRVLCVAAFIVTGFFPVVVAYLVAALVMRLEPAGSLASDDAYGACGAAERPATLQRIRSSFESLDRRIQRIESAVTAREYSWDERLRNG; from the coding sequence ATGCGTCACCACACCACCACCGGCCTCTACCGCAGCCGCCGCGGCCTGCTCTTCGGCGTCTGCCGCGGCCTGGCCGATTACTTCGACTTCTCCGCCTTCTGGATGCGCGTCCTGTGCGTGGCGGCCTTCATCGTCACCGGCTTCTTCCCGGTGGTCGTCGCCTACCTCGTTGCCGCGCTCGTCATGCGCCTGGAGCCCGCGGGATCCCTCGCGTCCGACGACGCGTATGGAGCTTGCGGCGCCGCCGAGCGACCGGCCACCCTGCAGCGGATCCGGAGTTCTTTCGAGAGCCTCGACCGCCGCATCCAGCGCATCGAAAGCGCGGTCACCGCGCGCGAATACAGCTGGGACGAGCGCCTGCGCAACGGCTAA
- the metG gene encoding methionine--tRNA ligase: MASEHNYTRTLVTSALPYANGHIHLGHIAGAYLPADIYVRYKRLRGEKVLYIGGSDEYGVPITLTALKEGISPREVIDRYHEANKAAFARLGISYDIYGRTSWDLHADTTQQFFTKLHEGGYIHQEDIELWYSEQSDRFLPDRYVRGACPKCGYEDANGDECESCGAQYPPHDLVNPRANIPGDSSTPVLKNSRHWFLDLPKFQASLKEWLDTHPEWRANVKGIAHSWVDDLRTRCITRDTDWGVPIPLDAPEAQGKRIYVWFDAPIGYVTNTRQWGIEVKNDPKAWEAWWKGPDSRLVHFIGKDNIPFHAVIFPAMLQGQGDFIAADNVVGNEYLNIFNRQTGKSEKGSKSRGNMISVKWALDQFDPDVIRYYLCANAPESKDADFDWDDFMQRYNGELCDVVGNFVHRSLTMTVKNFDGHVPHPGALDEDDRAMLEAIPAGLNAVAESLEGFRFRQALERFIDIGRKANVYFDAKAPWTTRKTDMERTATTLYVCCQIVHGLCYAMAPFLPGGAAKLAGILNIALPQGGPDGGTDAWIQANEDLPAGAPLNAPEVLFPKLDKDRIAELADLHLNGQAF, translated from the coding sequence ATGGCTTCTGAACATAACTATACCCGCACCCTGGTTACCAGCGCGTTGCCCTATGCGAATGGCCACATCCACCTGGGCCACATCGCCGGCGCCTACCTGCCGGCCGATATCTACGTCCGCTACAAGCGCCTCCGGGGCGAAAAGGTCCTCTATATCGGCGGTTCCGACGAGTACGGCGTTCCCATCACGCTCACCGCGCTCAAGGAGGGCATCTCCCCCCGCGAGGTCATCGACCGCTATCACGAGGCCAACAAGGCCGCCTTTGCGCGCCTGGGCATCTCCTACGACATCTACGGGCGCACCTCCTGGGACCTCCACGCCGACACCACCCAGCAGTTCTTCACGAAACTCCACGAGGGCGGCTATATCCACCAGGAAGACATCGAGCTGTGGTATTCGGAACAATCCGACCGTTTCCTCCCGGATCGCTACGTCCGCGGGGCCTGCCCGAAGTGCGGTTATGAGGACGCCAACGGCGACGAGTGCGAAAGCTGCGGCGCCCAGTACCCGCCCCACGACCTCGTGAATCCGCGCGCCAACATCCCCGGGGACAGCTCCACGCCGGTGCTCAAAAACTCGCGCCACTGGTTCCTCGATCTGCCCAAATTCCAGGCCAGCCTCAAGGAATGGCTCGACACCCACCCCGAATGGCGCGCCAACGTCAAGGGCATCGCCCACAGCTGGGTGGATGACCTCCGCACCCGCTGCATCACCCGCGACACGGACTGGGGCGTCCCCATCCCGCTCGATGCGCCCGAGGCGCAGGGCAAGCGTATCTACGTCTGGTTCGACGCCCCCATCGGCTACGTCACCAACACCCGCCAGTGGGGCATCGAGGTGAAAAACGACCCGAAGGCCTGGGAAGCCTGGTGGAAAGGGCCGGACTCCCGCCTGGTCCACTTCATCGGCAAGGACAACATCCCCTTCCACGCCGTCATCTTCCCCGCCATGCTCCAGGGCCAGGGCGATTTCATCGCCGCGGACAATGTCGTCGGCAATGAATACCTCAACATCTTCAACCGCCAGACCGGCAAGTCCGAAAAAGGCTCCAAGTCCCGCGGCAACATGATTTCCGTCAAGTGGGCGCTCGACCAGTTCGACCCCGACGTCATCCGCTACTACCTCTGCGCGAATGCCCCGGAATCGAAGGACGCCGATTTCGACTGGGACGACTTTATGCAGCGCTACAACGGCGAACTGTGCGATGTGGTCGGCAATTTCGTCCACCGCTCCCTCACCATGACCGTCAAGAACTTCGACGGCCACGTGCCGCACCCGGGCGCGCTGGACGAGGACGACCGCGCCATGCTCGAAGCCATTCCCGCCGGCCTCAACGCCGTGGCCGAATCCCTGGAAGGCTTCCGGTTCCGCCAGGCCCTCGAGCGCTTCATCGACATCGGCCGCAAGGCCAACGTCTATTTCGACGCCAAGGCCCCCTGGACCACCCGCAAGACCGACATGGAGCGGACCGCGACCACCCTCTACGTTTGCTGCCAGATTGTCCACGGACTCTGCTACGCCATGGCCCCCTTCCTCCCCGGCGGCGCCGCAAAACTCGCCGGCATCCTCAACATCGCGCTGCCCCAGGGCGGGCCCGACGGCGGAACCGATGCCTGGATCCAGGCCAACGAGGACCTGCCCGCCGGCGCGCCGCTGAACGCCCCCGAGGTCCTCTTTCCCAAGCTCGACAAGGACCGGATCGCCGAACTCGCGGACCTCCACCTCAACGGCCAGGCCTTCTGA
- the moeB gene encoding molybdopterin-synthase adenylyltransferase MoeB has product MSPNNPPDLSAPEIARYSRHLIMPEVAMDGQRKLKAAKVLIVGAGGLGSPAALYLAAAGVGRLGLVDFDDVELSNLQRQILHGTRNVGRRKTDSGIERIRDINPEIEVDAHDTRLTSDNALDIIRPYDMVIDGTDNFPTRYLVNDACVLLGKPSIYGSIFRFDGQASVFKPPDGPCYRCLFEEPPPPGVVPSCAEGGVLGILPGVIGCIQATEAIKLILGKGTTLIGRLLLYDALDMRFREVKIARNPECVVCGENPSLTKLIDYSWFCGIRGEEAPAGDTDAQQETTVQEMKARLDRGDDFDILDVRNPEEWQICRIDGAILIPVGELPARLDELDPAREILVHCKSGVRSAKAVGILREAGFQNVSNVRGGIQEWARRIDPSMPLY; this is encoded by the coding sequence ATGTCTCCAAACAATCCGCCAGACTTGTCTGCCCCGGAGATCGCCCGCTATAGCAGGCATTTGATCATGCCGGAAGTCGCCATGGACGGGCAACGGAAGCTGAAGGCCGCGAAGGTGCTGATTGTCGGCGCGGGGGGATTGGGTTCGCCCGCGGCCCTGTACCTAGCCGCGGCCGGGGTTGGGCGGTTGGGGCTGGTGGATTTCGACGACGTGGAACTCTCGAATCTGCAGCGCCAGATCCTGCACGGAACCCGGAATGTCGGCCGCCGAAAGACGGACTCGGGAATCGAGCGGATCCGGGATATAAACCCCGAGATCGAAGTCGATGCGCATGATACGCGCCTGACCAGTGACAATGCGCTCGACATCATCCGGCCCTACGACATGGTGATCGACGGCACGGACAATTTTCCGACGCGCTATCTGGTGAATGACGCCTGCGTGCTATTGGGCAAACCCAGCATCTACGGGTCCATCTTCCGGTTCGACGGGCAGGCATCCGTTTTTAAACCGCCGGACGGCCCATGCTACCGCTGCCTCTTTGAAGAGCCGCCTCCGCCCGGGGTGGTTCCCAGTTGCGCCGAGGGCGGTGTACTCGGCATTCTGCCCGGCGTCATCGGTTGCATCCAGGCGACGGAGGCCATCAAGCTGATCCTCGGAAAAGGCACGACGCTGATCGGGCGCCTGCTGCTGTACGACGCGCTCGATATGCGGTTCCGCGAGGTGAAGATCGCGCGCAACCCGGAATGTGTCGTTTGCGGCGAAAACCCCTCCCTCACCAAGCTCATCGACTATTCATGGTTTTGCGGCATCCGGGGCGAAGAAGCGCCGGCCGGGGATACGGATGCGCAACAAGAAACAACCGTCCAAGAAATGAAGGCGCGGCTGGACCGGGGGGACGACTTCGACATCCTGGACGTGCGCAATCCCGAGGAGTGGCAAATCTGCCGTATCGACGGGGCCATCCTCATACCCGTCGGCGAACTTCCCGCGCGGCTGGACGAGCTCGATCCGGCCCGCGAAATTCTGGTCCATTGTAAATCGGGCGTTCGCAGCGCAAAGGCCGTTGGCATCCTGCGCGAAGCAGGCTTCCAAAACGTATCCAACGTCCGTGGCGGGATCCAGGAATGGGCCCGAAGAATCGATCCGTCCATGCCCCTATACTGA
- a CDS encoding type II toxin-antitoxin system ParD family antitoxin has protein sequence MELILPKGLDEFVKAQVASGLYESPEEVYRDGLRLLKERKEGETLKLERLRRDLAIGIEQLDRGEGVPFVVDDIVKLGRQKRGR, from the coding sequence ATGGAATTGATATTGCCCAAAGGACTCGACGAATTCGTGAAGGCACAGGTCGCTTCCGGGCTTTACGAATCGCCTGAGGAGGTGTACCGCGATGGGCTTAGACTCCTCAAAGAGCGGAAAGAGGGTGAGACCTTGAAATTGGAGCGGCTGCGCCGCGACCTGGCCATCGGGATAGAGCAACTGGATCGTGGAGAGGGCGTTCCGTTTGTTGTGGACGATATTGTGAAACTGGGAAGGCAAAAGCGGGGCCGGTGA
- a CDS encoding PspC domain-containing protein produces MTHTNQSRHGGPYRSRDGLIFGVCRGVAEHLDFSVNGFRLLAIAGTLFTGLWPGCIAYIIAALIMKPEPVIPFDSSSDAEFYSSYSTNRSMALRRLKDTFDNLDRRIQRIENIVTSPDYDWDERLNSGK; encoded by the coding sequence ATGACCCACACCAACCAATCCCGGCACGGCGGGCCCTACCGCTCCCGCGACGGCCTCATCTTCGGCGTATGCCGCGGCGTCGCCGAACACCTCGACTTCTCCGTGAATGGATTTCGCCTCCTGGCCATCGCCGGCACGTTGTTCACCGGCCTCTGGCCCGGCTGCATCGCGTACATCATCGCCGCGCTGATCATGAAGCCGGAGCCGGTGATTCCGTTCGACTCCAGCAGCGACGCCGAGTTCTACAGTTCCTACAGCACCAACCGGAGCATGGCCCTGCGCCGCCTCAAGGACACCTTCGACAACCTCGACCGACGCATCCAGCGCATCGAAAACATCGTCACCTCGCCCGACTACGACTGGGACGAGCGCCTGAACAGCGGCAAGTGA
- a CDS encoding exo-alpha-sialidase — protein sequence MSTVRVLVGTKKGGFILTSDGKRGTWDVSGPHFAGWEIYHMKGSPADPNRIYVSQTSGWFGQIIQRSDDGGKSWFQPGTPPGEPATTPDGMPMGESNKFAYDTSEKTGKPLTTHQWYDGTQHPWEFKRVWHVEPSLTDPETVYAGVEDAALFRSTDGGVSWQELAGLRGHPSGENWTPGAGGMGLHTILLDPTNPNRIFGAISAAGAFRSDDGGATWKTITNGLSSLYIPDPNAEVGHCIHRMALHPARPDVLFMQKHWDVMRSDDAGDNWYEISGNLPSDFGFPIEVHAHEPDTVYVVPIKSDSEHYPPEGKLRVYRSKTGGNEWEALTKGLPQENCYVNILRDAMSVDTLDPCGVYFGTTGGQVFASADSGDSWTPIVSHLPSVLSVEAQVLP from the coding sequence ATGAGTACGGTACGAGTACTTGTCGGTACGAAAAAGGGCGGTTTCATTCTCACATCGGATGGCAAACGCGGGACCTGGGACGTCAGCGGCCCGCATTTTGCCGGTTGGGAGATCTACCACATGAAGGGATCGCCCGCCGATCCGAACCGGATTTATGTTTCGCAGACCAGCGGCTGGTTTGGCCAGATTATCCAGCGCTCGGATGACGGCGGCAAGTCCTGGTTCCAGCCCGGGACGCCCCCCGGGGAGCCGGCGACGACGCCGGATGGAATGCCCATGGGCGAAAGCAACAAATTCGCCTATGACACCTCCGAAAAGACGGGAAAACCCCTTACGACACACCAGTGGTACGATGGAACCCAACACCCATGGGAATTTAAACGTGTCTGGCATGTGGAACCGTCACTGACGGATCCCGAAACGGTCTATGCCGGCGTCGAGGACGCCGCGCTGTTCCGCTCGACGGATGGCGGCGTTTCGTGGCAAGAGCTGGCGGGCCTGCGGGGCCACCCTTCCGGGGAGAATTGGACGCCGGGCGCCGGTGGAATGGGGCTCCACACCATTCTGCTCGATCCCACGAATCCCAATCGGATTTTCGGGGCCATATCCGCGGCCGGCGCCTTCCGAAGCGACGACGGCGGCGCGACCTGGAAAACCATTACGAACGGCTTGAGCTCGCTCTACATCCCCGACCCCAACGCCGAGGTGGGGCATTGCATCCACCGCATGGCGCTGCATCCGGCGCGGCCCGATGTCCTCTTCATGCAAAAACACTGGGACGTTATGCGCAGCGACGACGCCGGCGACAACTGGTACGAAATCAGCGGCAATCTACCGTCGGATTTTGGATTTCCCATTGAAGTGCATGCCCACGAACCCGACACGGTCTACGTGGTGCCAATCAAGAGCGACTCCGAGCACTATCCGCCGGAAGGAAAGCTTCGCGTGTACCGTTCCAAAACCGGCGGCAACGAGTGGGAGGCGCTGACCAAGGGGTTGCCCCAGGAGAATTGTTATGTGAACATCCTGCGGGATGCGATGTCGGTGGATACGCTCGACCCGTGTGGCGTCTACTTCGGCACCACGGGCGGCCAGGTATTCGCTTCGGCCGATTCGGGTGATAGCTGGACCCCCATCGTCAGCCATCTGCCGTCCGTCTTATCGGTCGAAGCCCAGGTGCTTCCGTAA